Genomic DNA from Solanum dulcamara chromosome 4, daSolDulc1.2, whole genome shotgun sequence:
TTTTCCTTGCTCCACTTGCTATTCACGTTTCTGTCATCCACGTTTGACAATGAAATCTGCCAACCTTTTAGAGGGAATTGTCACGCGCTTGCTCCTTCTAGGCTGAGTAGTATTCTTGTCCACCATGGCTTCCACGTTGTCTTCCACGTCATTATTTGTGTTCATAACAATACTGTCCTCCTGGAAAAGAACCTTGTCCACAAGGTTCTGGGAAGCCTCAGTATATGGAATAACAAAATCAGTCATTGGTAATGGCGTAACTGGAGTCACCGGAACCCCAACACAACGCTTGAGCATCGAAATATGGAAGACGGGATGAATGCGGGCCTCCTCAGGTAAGTCTAACTTGTAAGCCACCTGGCCAACGCGCTTAATGATTTGGAAAGGTCCAAAGTAACGGCGACCAAGTTTGGAGTGTTGCTGCAAACGAACAGAGTTTTGGCGGTATGGTTTGAGCTTGACGAACACCCAATCTCCCTCACTAAATTCAAGTTCAGTCCGATGTTTGTCAGCAAACTTTTTCATTCGCACCTGTGCCTTAAGCAGATTTAGCTTTAAAAGGTGCAAAACCTTATCACGATCAACAAAATATTCCTCCACTAGCTCGCTGGGACTGCTGCCCAACACATAATGTGCTATGGTGGGAGGGTCTCTGCCATAAAGGGCCTTAAATGGAGACATGCCAGCAGAGGTTTGATACGCCGTGTTGTACCAATATTCAGCCCACGGCAACATCGCAACCCATTTATGTGGTGCATCAGCAACGTAACAGCGAAGATACTGCTCAACACACTTATTTAGAGCCTCCGATTGACCGTCAGACTGAGGGTGATATGCTGTACTCATAGACAAAGACGTCCCTTGCAATCGGTTGACCTCCTGCCAAAAAGAATGTAGGAACCTGGGGTCACGATCAGTGACAATGGTTCGTGGAGGGCCATGAAGACGAATAATCCCAACCACAAAAGCTTCAGCAACAATTCGAGTGGAAAAAGAGGCAGGCAAAGGAATGAAATGGCCGTATTTCGTCAATCGATCTACCACAGTTAAGATGGTAGACTTGCCTTTCTAACTAGGAAGACAAGTAATAAAATCCATAGCTATATCTTCAAATACCAAATTCGGAATGGGCAATGGTTGCAATAGGCCTGCTGGATGGTGGTGCACATCTTTGATTTGCTGGAAAATTTGACAAGAAGCGACAAAACTCTGAACGTCGTTTCTCATTtgcttccaaaaaaaaatagaagttaACCTATGATAAGTACGGGCCACACCTGCATGTCCTCCAATCGAAGTGTCATGAAATTCACGAAGCAAATGTTGACGAAGCGGAGAATCAGATGGAACCACCAATCGCCCCTTGAAAAAAAGTAAACCATTACGAAAAGTATAACCAATGCCAGCATCCTGCTTTTCATCCAACTTTTGTTGAAGGTCAATTAACTCCGGGTGTGTTTTATTGAGTGCTCTTAGTTCATGTTCCAGATTATAACTCCTAGCAGAGAATGCCATCAAGACCGCCTCAGTATTGCGAGATAGCGCATCAGCAGCCTGGTTCAATTTACCTAGGCGATATATGATCTGAAAATCGTAGCCAACCAGCTTACTAAGCCATTTTTGCTGCTCTGGTGTTTGAATAGTCTGATTGGTTAGGTTCCTCAGTGATTGCTGGTCAGTATAAATAGTAAACTTACGCCCTAAAAGATATTGACGCCACTTACTTACTGCTTGAGTGATGGCGAACATCTCTCTGTGATAGGTGGAGGCCCCTTGCATTCGCGTACTTAATTTTTAGCTGAAATAGGCTATTGGATGCCCTGTTTGTGACAAAACGGCTCCTATGCCTCGGCCAGAAGCATCAGTTTCAAGCTGAAATTCTTGAGAGAAATTCGGTAAGGCTAGAACTGGCGTAGAACTGAGCTTATCTTTCAACGTCTCAAATGCAGTGAGGGTTGTAAGATCCCACACAAATGCATCTTTTCGTAGCAAATCAGTGAGAGGCCCTGCTATTGCGGCATAATGGTGGATGAAGCGACGATAATAGCCTGCCAGGCCAAGAAAACTGTGTACCTCCTTAATATTCTTAGGCGGAGGCCACTGCTGGATGGCCTTAATTTTACTTGGATCGACACTAAGGCCTTGATTCGATATCACATGCCCAAGGTACTCTATCGAAGTCAGCCCGAATAGGCATTTTGCTCTCTTTGCTACAAGTTGGTGTTGGCGCAAAAGTTGCAGCACAGATTGTAAGTGATTAATGTGGTCCATCCAGCTAACGCTGtacaccaaaatatcatcgaaaAAGACCAATACAAAGTGACGGAGATAAGGTCGAAAAACCTCATTCATAGTGGCCTGGAATGTCGAGGGAGCATTGGATAATCCAAACAGCATAACTAAAAATTCGTAATGCCCATCATATGTACGGAAAGCAGTCTTGTCCACATCTTTGGGCCTTACCCGAatctgatgatagcctgacaaCAAGTCAAGCTTAGAAAAATAGACAGCaccatgtaattcatcaaataaTTCATCAATGGTTGGAATTGGGAATCTATCTCTCACAGTGATTGCATTCAAAGCTCTATAGTCCACACAAAATCGCcaagtaccatccttctttcgaaCCAGCAATACTGGCGAAGAAAATGGACTTGTGCTAGCCTGAATAATTCCCTCTTTGAGCATATCAGCTACCATTTTCTCCATCACTTGCTTTTGAAAGTAGGGATAGCGATACGGTTTAACGTTGACCGGTTCAGCCTCGGAGTTCAAGTGAATTGCATGATCCTGTGGTCGGGATGGAGGCAATCCCTGAGGTTTCTGGAAGACATCCTCATAGGTTCCAAGAATAGTAAGCAACTACGGATCAATGGGTTCAAAGTAGCATCAGGTTGGATCATTTGCAAGCAGAAATAAGAGGATATAGCCTCAGTGGAAGCACACCTGCGAAGGCTATGCAATTGAACTGGTTGAACTGTAATCGCGTCCCCCTGCCAGCAGTAGGTCTTCCCTTGAAACTGAAACTCGAATAAACGAGCTCCATAATCCTTAATCACCCGACCCAACGTAGACAGCCATGAAACACCAAGCACAACATCTGCCCTATGCATCGGTAATAAGTATAAATCTAGAGTGAGACCGCAACCCTGTATCGAGAGGGAAGTTGCAGGTGTCACACCATCGCATAATAGTCGTTGTCCGCTACCCACCACCACTGGAAAACTGGAAGTGGTATTAATTGGCAGTTGCAAAAATTTAGCCACTCTAGTCTGAATGAAATTATGGGTGCTTCCCCCATCCAGCAAGACCTGGACTTCATGCCCATTAATATGACCAGTGAATCGAAGAGTGGACGTTGGGTTTCCTCCGGCTAATGCATTATATGAAAGGGCAGAGTGTTCTTGAATCTCTAAGCACTGCAATTCTTCAGCCAAAAAATCATCGGAGGTAAACTGCTCCGGCAATGTTGGCTCAATATCGGAGCCATCTGTTAGTAACAATAGTTGTGGCGGAGCCTTACACTTGTGCCCTGCTGTGTACTTTTCTTCACAGTAGTAGCACAGACCACGTTCACGACGGCTCTGCATCTCGGCATGTGATAAACGTTTAATGGGCTGGCGATTTTGCAATTGTGTGGAAGAAGAGGATGGAACATGAGATGTGGTCATAAAATTTCGAGGTGGTGCTGAGATTGGATTGGATAAGAGAGGGGGTCCTCTGTTTGCTAGAGCGGGTCGGAACGACCCTTTTTCTGCTTGGATACGTCGCTCCTGGATATGGGCTTGCTTAAGCACATCTTTATAGCATTTGGGCTCATGAGCAATAACTGAATTTTTAATATCTTCCCTTAGCCCAGAAATAAACAGCCGTACCATTAACCCATCAGAGACATCGGTTGTTTCATTTGCAATTGCCTCAAACCTCCCTTGAAATTCAGATACGGTAGTCACCTGTTGGAGCTTTGCCAAACGTCCCTCTGCTGATTCAAACGCCTTTTTCTTGAAACGAATTCGTGCCTTCTCAGCAAAATGATCCCATTCTACTAATTGTTTGTTCCTGAATAACCATCGGTACCACTCCAGAGCTTCACCGTCGAGATAAAAAGATGCTAAGGTTAGCTTGTGCGTTTCTGCGATTCCGTAAAAATCAAAGTAGCGTTCAGCTTGGAAGATCCACGCCTCCGGATTTTCACCACAAAATCGTCCTAGTTCCACCGGAGCCGGCCTATGAAGGAGTGTGGGAACTTCAGGAGTGTCTTTCCCGTGATGAGGACGAGCAACATCCATTGTTGGATCTCGAGTTTGAGATCCTGCCGAAACGAGCTTTTCGGAAACCTCCAGTAACATATGGCGAATATCTGCAATATCCTTGGAAAAGGACTCTTTCACCTCTTTAATTGACTCATTGACGAGAGCCTTGAGTCTTTGGTCCTCCATGAGAAACCTCTGGATGAAAGCACCAATGTAATATACTCAATAATAACCAAGGGAAACACTAGTATTGCAATCACTAAAAGAAATTACAAGAGGTTAACAACTGATATGAAAGAACAAATAGAAGAAGAGATGGGAAACAGAAGAAGGTAAGGGATGAGAAGATAGACAACTTCACATAAAAATAGTCTCCTCTTACTATACCTACTCCCTGCTACTTATAACAAACTTTCACTTGTTCACTTTTCCTTGCTCCACTTGTTATTCACGTTTCTGTCATCCACTTTTGAAAATGAAATCTGCCAACCTTTTAGAGGGAATTGTCACGCGCTTTCTCCTTCTAGGCTGAGTAGTATTCTTGTCCACCATGACTGCCACGTTGTCTTCCACGTCATTATTTGTGTTCATAACACAGTGCTGCATTTTAAATCTCCCTTTGAACAACTTTACCGTGTGCCAaattataatttgattcatGTGTTTGGATGTCTCTGTTATCCCTTTGTGGAAGTTGGTTCTTTCTCCAAGTTCCAATCTCGTTCAAAGCCTTGTTTATTACTCGGTTCATCTGATAAACACAAAGGCTTTAAGTGTCTGGATCCTAGTTAAAATAGAGTTATTATCTCTCGGTATGTTTATTTTGTTGAAGACACTTTCCCCTTTCAGACCTTCTTTCCTACTGAGATGCCAACCTCACCAAAATCTATCTCATCGGTAACTGTTTTAGATAACTCCTCTAAGTCTTCTCACTTCTCAATCCATATCACACGTTCTGGAAGAGCTTCGCCTAATATTAATTCTGTTCATTTAATAACTCCTATCCCCAAAAATATACAACAACTCACACATAGTAGAAGTCTTCAGAGTTCTACATTCCAATTACCCGATTCTTGTGATTCTCGCCTTAAAGCTTCTAATCCAATTTCTGCAGCTTCTCCTTCACACCTTGCGCAATCCCCTTCGAATCAATCTCTAGTAAATACCTTAAACTCTTCTCCTAAACGTGTTGCTTTATCCTATGTACAACTAACACAAATTCAATCTTCCTCAGGCAATATTAATATGCCTAACTCTATTCCAACCACCGTAAAACCACATTCTCATTGCATgcttactcattctcaaattgGTTCACTCAAACTACGACTTCTTCTTTCTTTGATAGCTTCGACTAGTTCCATTTTATCTGAACCTACATCCTTCGCTCAAGCTACTAAGGATCCGCATTGGATGCAAGCAATGAGTGTCGAATTTGATGCTCTTGTCCAAAATAAAACATGGACTTTGGTACCTCCTCTAGCAAATGTAAATATTGTTTGCAATCAATTGGTGTTTTGAACTAAATTTTATGTCAATGGCTCTATTGAAAGATTTAAAGCTTGGTTAGTGGCTCAAGGATTTGCGCAACATCCCGGAGTGGATTATTTTGAGACACTTTCTCCTGTTGTCAAGCCTAGTACAATTCGTTTGGTCTTATCTTTGGCCCTTCAACACAACTGGTTCATGCATCAACTTGATATGTCCAATGCATTCTTACATGGTGAATTATCTGAGATAATTTATATGCGTCAACCAAAGGTCTTTGTACATCCAGATAATCCTTATTATGTCTGCAAATTGCAGTGtactctatatggtctcaagcAATCACCGCATGCCTAGTTCCATCTTCTTGCTCGTTTTCTTCTTGATCTTGATTTTTAGGAATGTATCTCAGACCATAGCATGTTTATCGTTCACTCGGGGGGTGATTGCATAATTCTTTTGATTTAAGTGGATGGTATAGCTGTTGTTGGCTCTTCAGAGTCATTGATATCTCATTTCATCTCTTCTATGTGTACGAAATTCTCAATGAAGGACTTAGGCCCTCTTAATTACTTTCTTGGCATTGAACTGAAGCATAATTCTTTGGGGTTTCTATTGATACGAAATCGTTATATTACTTCTATCCTTCATCGGTTTAAACTAGAGAA
This window encodes:
- the LOC129887340 gene encoding uncharacterized protein LOC129887340 is translated as MEDQRLKALVNESIKEVKESFSKDIADIRHMLLEVSEKLVSAGSQTRDPTMDVARPHHGKDTPEVPTLLHRPAPVELGRFCGENPEAWIFQAERYFDFYGIAETHKLTLASFYLDGEALEWYRWLFRNKQLVEWDHFAEKARIRFKKKAFESAEGRLAKLQQVTTVSEFQGRFEAIANETTDVSDGLMVRLFISGLREDIKNSVIAHEPKCYKDVLKQAHIQERRIQAEKGSFRPALANRGPPLLSNPISAPPRNFMTTSHVPSSSSTQLQNRQPIKRLSHAEMQSRRERGLCYYCEEKYTAGHKCKAPPQLLLLTDGSDIEPTLPEQFTSDDFLAEELQCLEIQEHSALSYNALAGGNPTSTLRFTGHINGHEVQVLLDGGSTHNFIQTRVAKFLQLPINTTSSFPVVVGSGQRLLCDGVTPATSLSIQGCGLTLDLYLLPMHRADVVLGVSWLSTLGRVIKDYGARLFEFQFQGKTYCWQGDAITVQPVQLHSLRSCLLFLEPMRMSSRNLRDCLHPDHRIMQFT